A window from Neorhizobium sp. NCHU2750 encodes these proteins:
- a CDS encoding SDR family oxidoreductase: MKKTFLITGASKGIGLALANRLSRQGDNVIGIARNAVDAFPGHLHRLDLGTHDASGRLTDIVRDGAIDGIVNNVGLVGAAPLGDIALDTLDEVLRVNLHPALIAAQAALPGMKARGWGRIVNISSLTVLGSIERTSYAAAKAALESFTRSWALELATDGITVNAVAPGPTETELFRANNAPGSTGEARYLAGVPMRRFGTPEEIAAAIAFLLSDDAAFMTGQTLHVDGGASIGKAQF; the protein is encoded by the coding sequence ATGAAGAAAACATTCCTGATCACTGGCGCCAGCAAAGGCATCGGTCTCGCTCTTGCGAACCGGCTATCCAGGCAGGGCGACAACGTCATCGGTATTGCACGCAACGCGGTCGACGCCTTTCCGGGTCACCTGCATCGGCTTGATCTCGGTACTCACGATGCATCCGGCCGATTGACGGACATTGTCCGTGACGGCGCGATCGACGGCATCGTGAACAATGTCGGCCTCGTCGGAGCGGCACCGCTGGGCGACATCGCGCTCGATACGCTCGATGAAGTGCTAAGGGTCAACCTGCATCCGGCGCTGATTGCGGCACAGGCTGCGCTGCCGGGCATGAAGGCACGCGGCTGGGGCAGGATCGTCAACATTTCCAGCCTGACGGTTCTGGGCAGCATCGAGCGCACCAGCTATGCCGCGGCCAAGGCCGCGCTCGAAAGCTTCACCCGAAGCTGGGCGCTGGAACTTGCAACAGATGGCATTACGGTCAACGCCGTTGCCCCGGGGCCGACCGAAACAGAGCTGTTCCGGGCCAACAATGCGCCCGGCAGCACCGGAGAAGCGCGCTATCTCGCAGGTGTACCAATGCGCCGCTTCGGCACGCCGGAGGAAATTGCCGCCGCGATTGCCTTCCTTCTGTCGGACGATGCGGCCTTCATGACTGGCCAGACACTGCATGTCGACGGCGGCGCCTCGATCGGCAAGGCGCAATTCTAA
- a CDS encoding peroxiredoxin-like family protein produces the protein MTLQSKLDAFKADFEAGKPPYNVPYSVIETMHRATAELIASGAAQKALKAGDKLPDFTLSDPDGNPVSSADLLAYGPLVISFYRGVWCPYCNMELQALQEVLPQFEALGAKLVAISPQNPVNSRKSVRQNNLTFPILSDPHNDVAAAFGLRFEMQDYLIELYKSLKNDLPAFNGDPSWTLPMPARYVVGQDGVILYAEVNPDYTRRPEPEDMLPALRRTASLAA, from the coding sequence ATGACACTTCAATCCAAGCTCGATGCCTTCAAGGCCGATTTCGAAGCCGGCAAGCCGCCGTATAACGTCCCTTACTCGGTGATCGAGACGATGCACCGCGCGACCGCGGAACTGATCGCCTCGGGTGCCGCCCAGAAGGCGCTCAAGGCCGGCGACAAGCTGCCGGACTTCACGCTATCGGATCCTGACGGCAATCCGGTCTCCTCCGCCGATCTTCTGGCGTATGGTCCGCTGGTGATCAGCTTCTATCGCGGTGTCTGGTGCCCCTATTGCAACATGGAGCTTCAGGCCCTGCAGGAAGTGCTGCCGCAGTTCGAGGCGCTCGGCGCAAAGCTCGTCGCCATCTCGCCGCAGAACCCGGTCAATAGCCGCAAGTCGGTACGTCAGAACAACCTGACCTTCCCGATCTTGTCGGACCCGCATAACGATGTCGCAGCAGCCTTCGGCCTGCGCTTCGAGATGCAGGATTATCTGATCGAGCTCTACAAGTCGCTGAAGAATGACCTTCCGGCCTTCAATGGCGATCCGAGCTGGACCCTGCCGATGCCGGCCCGCTACGTCGTCGGCCAGGATGGCGTGATCCTCTATGCCGAGGTGAACCCGGATTATACCCGCCGCCCCGAGCCGGAAGACATGCTGCCAGCGCTGCGCCGCACAGCCAGCCTCGCCGCCTGA
- a CDS encoding enoyl-CoA hydratase/isomerase family protein, which yields MSKFDTYKNSFANARLTRSPSGVLEVALHTDGGKLLFNGHTHEQFVDLFHQIGADTENRVVILTGSGDAFMDAISPEGFDFFSPRGYDKIFREGRKVLMNILDIEVPMITALNGPVLLHSEYALLTDIILATPETVFQDKPHFDFGIVPGDGVNLLWPEVIGSIRGRYFILSRQVLDAATAKDWGVVNEIVPADRLLARAHEIAEGIAALPPLTSSYTRIALTQKLRRIIDQEGGYGLALEGISAAEVARSMAANG from the coding sequence ATGTCCAAATTCGATACCTACAAGAATTCCTTCGCCAACGCTCGCCTGACCCGTTCGCCGAGCGGCGTCCTCGAAGTCGCCCTGCATACCGATGGCGGCAAACTGCTCTTCAACGGCCACACCCATGAGCAGTTCGTCGATCTCTTCCATCAGATCGGCGCCGATACCGAAAACCGCGTCGTCATCCTCACCGGCTCGGGCGATGCCTTCATGGATGCAATCAGCCCGGAAGGCTTCGATTTCTTCTCGCCGCGCGGCTATGACAAGATCTTCCGCGAGGGCCGCAAGGTTCTGATGAACATCCTCGACATCGAGGTGCCGATGATTACCGCGCTGAACGGCCCGGTCCTGCTTCACTCGGAATATGCCCTCCTGACCGACATCATCCTCGCCACGCCGGAGACCGTCTTCCAAGACAAGCCACATTTCGATTTCGGCATCGTCCCCGGTGATGGCGTCAACCTGCTCTGGCCGGAAGTGATCGGCAGCATTCGCGGCCGCTATTTCATCCTCTCCCGCCAGGTGCTCGATGCGGCAACCGCCAAGGACTGGGGCGTCGTCAACGAGATCGTACCGGCTGACAGGCTACTTGCCCGCGCTCACGAGATTGCCGAAGGCATCGCCGCGCTGCCGCCGCTCACCTCGAGCTACACCCGCATCGCTCTGACCCAGAAGCTGCGCCGGATCATCGACCAGGAAGGTGGTTACGGCCTCGCACTCGAAGGGATCAGTGCCGCAGAAGTCGCCCGCTCGATGGCCGCCAACGGCTGA
- a CDS encoding glutathione S-transferase family protein: MIEVHAFATPNSVKVPIALEEMGLAYELKPINVRKGEQKAEAFLTLNPNGKVPVLVNDLAGEPLVLTESAAILVHLAEETGKLLPSDAIGRARVFEQLFFHASALSPAFGNAGFFRRSSPEPQPIAEARFVTEAERILGLLDNKLAGQAFVAGNEFTIADIAHFGWLWRRQFPGLSLDDRPNLSRWYEVIASRPAVQRAIARVEALVEMPASAA; the protein is encoded by the coding sequence ATGATCGAAGTTCATGCATTCGCCACGCCCAACAGCGTCAAGGTTCCGATCGCGCTGGAAGAGATGGGCCTCGCCTACGAACTGAAGCCGATCAACGTGCGCAAGGGCGAGCAGAAGGCCGAAGCTTTCCTGACGCTTAACCCGAACGGCAAGGTGCCGGTCCTGGTGAATGACCTTGCCGGCGAGCCGCTCGTCCTGACGGAAAGCGCTGCCATCCTCGTCCACCTTGCGGAAGAGACCGGCAAGCTCCTGCCGTCCGATGCCATCGGCAGGGCACGGGTGTTCGAGCAACTCTTCTTCCACGCTTCCGCGCTCAGCCCAGCCTTCGGAAATGCCGGCTTCTTCCGTCGCTCTTCCCCGGAACCGCAGCCGATCGCAGAAGCCCGTTTCGTCACCGAAGCTGAACGGATCCTCGGGCTGCTCGATAACAAGCTCGCCGGCCAGGCGTTCGTCGCTGGCAATGAATTCACCATCGCCGACATCGCCCATTTCGGCTGGCTATGGCGCCGCCAGTTCCCCGGCCTGTCGCTCGACGACCGCCCCAACCTGTCCCGCTGGTACGAGGTAATCGCCTCTCGCCCCGCCGTACAGCGGGCGATCGCCCGGGTCGAGGCGCTGGTCGAAATGCCAGCCTCTGCAGCCTGA
- a CDS encoding LysR family transcriptional regulator, with the protein MDRFQAMTAFVRVVETGSFSAAARHIGIGQPAISKTIAQLEDRLQVRLLVRSTHGLTPTDAGLRYFERAKAAIHEADEADMVAKGAGAGLSGRLRVCAATTFARIMILPHLPKFMDAHPDLDVDIILDDRVIDLVAEGIDLALRMGELSDSSAVARRIAVGRRSVIATPAYIERHGSPQVPADLATHQAVVYTQLGNSWTFTRQGTEASVAVSGRVRFSAAEGIRTAVLADMGLAVASDWMFAPELASGAVQRLLPDWSLPALDLWVVFPTGRLATAKARAFADFVGEVMAGS; encoded by the coding sequence ATGGACAGATTTCAGGCGATGACGGCCTTCGTGCGGGTGGTGGAAACCGGATCGTTTTCGGCTGCAGCGCGGCACATCGGGATTGGTCAGCCGGCGATCTCGAAGACGATCGCGCAGTTGGAAGATAGGCTGCAGGTTCGCCTGCTGGTCCGCTCTACCCATGGATTGACCCCTACGGATGCCGGATTGCGCTATTTCGAGAGGGCCAAGGCTGCCATCCATGAAGCGGACGAGGCGGATATGGTGGCGAAGGGCGCAGGTGCCGGACTTTCGGGCCGCCTGCGGGTCTGCGCTGCGACGACTTTTGCCCGGATAATGATACTGCCGCATCTACCGAAATTCATGGATGCGCATCCCGATCTGGACGTGGATATCATCCTGGACGACCGGGTCATTGACCTCGTTGCCGAGGGGATCGACCTCGCACTTCGCATGGGGGAATTGTCAGACTCGTCGGCGGTGGCTAGGCGGATTGCTGTCGGTCGTCGTTCGGTGATTGCGACACCCGCCTATATCGAGCGGCATGGTAGTCCCCAGGTGCCCGCCGATCTCGCGACCCATCAGGCGGTTGTCTATACCCAGCTCGGCAATAGCTGGACCTTTACCCGTCAGGGTACGGAGGCATCGGTTGCGGTGTCCGGCCGGGTTCGCTTCAGCGCTGCGGAAGGCATCCGAACGGCAGTTCTCGCCGATATGGGACTTGCTGTCGCCTCCGACTGGATGTTTGCGCCGGAACTCGCCAGTGGTGCGGTCCAGAGGTTACTGCCGGATTGGTCGCTTCCTGCTCTCGATCTCTGGGTGGTATTCCCGACGGGAAGATTGGCGACGGCGAAAGCCCGCGCCTTCGCCGATTTCGTGGGAGAGGTAATGGCCGGTTCATAG
- a CDS encoding L-dopachrome tautomerase-related protein — protein sequence MKLSVAVRSPWMANQVALTSKNMLFLGCPRYTPKEDTPALARRDQNGKMLPFPGNGWNAWKPGADGRNAFVYLNSVHVFADDTVWVVDQGSLSADAFPEQFSTPQPGAQKIVQLSSDTGEILKVLRFDDSILPAGAKMNDLRFHGSKMYVTDSGLGAIIVHDFDIGKTTRRLSGRKPMLAKEVKMTLALQPDAKEKPFTPPNSDMIEISQDGEWLFWAAPTGPLFKVETRYLNDAEMADDELEKKVQHVADIEFSSGCAMDTLGNFYFCETKTGKITLLSPSGKTATFTSDPDFVRPDGAFISADRHLYVPRKPREPGGLAETPFAIYSVSLPQSFDGIDIGSAVTGAV from the coding sequence TTGAAACTCTCAGTAGCTGTCAGGTCGCCCTGGATGGCAAATCAGGTGGCACTTACCAGCAAGAACATGCTGTTTCTTGGCTGCCCTCGATATACCCCGAAAGAGGACACGCCTGCCCTCGCCCGACGTGATCAGAACGGCAAGATGCTCCCTTTCCCCGGGAATGGCTGGAACGCATGGAAGCCAGGCGCCGATGGTCGCAACGCTTTCGTTTACCTGAATTCGGTCCATGTCTTTGCGGATGATACCGTGTGGGTCGTGGATCAGGGGTCGCTCAGCGCCGATGCATTTCCCGAGCAGTTTTCCACCCCGCAGCCGGGCGCGCAAAAGATCGTCCAGCTTTCGTCGGATACCGGCGAAATCCTGAAGGTGCTGCGTTTTGACGATAGCATCCTGCCCGCCGGCGCCAAGATGAACGACCTGCGTTTTCACGGATCGAAAATGTACGTTACCGATTCCGGGCTTGGCGCGATCATCGTACATGACTTTGATATAGGGAAGACGACGCGTCGCCTATCGGGCCGCAAGCCGATGCTGGCCAAGGAGGTCAAGATGACCCTTGCGCTCCAGCCGGACGCCAAGGAAAAGCCGTTTACGCCCCCGAACAGCGACATGATCGAAATCAGCCAGGATGGCGAATGGCTTTTCTGGGCGGCGCCGACGGGCCCACTCTTCAAGGTGGAGACACGGTATCTGAACGATGCCGAAATGGCCGACGACGAGCTTGAGAAAAAAGTCCAGCACGTGGCCGATATCGAATTTTCGAGCGGTTGCGCCATGGATACGCTTGGGAATTTCTATTTCTGCGAGACCAAGACCGGCAAGATCACGCTGCTTTCTCCATCCGGAAAGACAGCCACCTTCACCTCCGACCCTGATTTCGTCCGGCCCGACGGCGCCTTCATCTCGGCCGACCGTCACCTTTATGTGCCGCGCAAACCGCGGGAACCGGGCGGTCTGGCCGAAACACCTTTTGCAATTTATTCGGTATCTTTGCCGCAAAGCTTCGATGGCATCGATATTGGCAGCGCGGTTACCGGCGCTGTTTGA
- a CDS encoding NADH:flavin oxidoreductase/NADH oxidase: MSAAFQTFKLKDVTLRNRIAVPPMCQYSAKDGFTNEWHWAHYAGLARGGAGLVVVEATGVSADGRITPGCTGLWKDEQIEGMARITAAIKAAGSVPGIQIGHAGRKASANLPWEGDDHIADGDPRGWETISPSAIPFGGGLSKTPREMTIADIERVKTDFVAAAKRALQAGFEWLELHFAHGYLAQSFFSVHANKRTDAYGGDAAGRSRFIIETFEAVRKVWPENLPLTARFGVIEFDGRDEETLSEAITLTKTLRDGGLDLMNVSMGFSTMDAKVPWGPSFLVPTTGRVRKEAGMPVASAWCVDAPQDIEKAVATGQMDIVMVGRAMLADPHYPYQVAIALGEERPAWTLPAPYAHWLSRYRGAGKGAAQ, translated from the coding sequence ATGTCTGCAGCTTTTCAGACTTTCAAGCTCAAGGACGTAACACTCCGCAACCGCATCGCCGTTCCGCCGATGTGTCAATACAGCGCCAAGGACGGCTTCACCAACGAATGGCATTGGGCTCACTATGCGGGCCTTGCCCGCGGTGGCGCCGGTTTGGTCGTGGTCGAGGCCACGGGTGTTTCGGCCGATGGCCGCATCACGCCTGGCTGCACCGGCCTATGGAAAGACGAACAGATCGAAGGCATGGCCCGCATCACCGCCGCTATCAAGGCAGCCGGGTCGGTTCCCGGCATCCAGATCGGCCATGCCGGTCGCAAGGCCAGCGCCAACCTTCCGTGGGAAGGTGACGACCACATTGCCGATGGCGATCCGCGCGGCTGGGAAACCATCTCTCCATCCGCCATCCCCTTCGGCGGTGGCCTGTCCAAGACGCCGCGGGAAATGACGATCGCCGACATCGAACGCGTGAAGACAGATTTCGTCGCAGCAGCCAAGCGTGCACTGCAGGCCGGCTTCGAATGGCTCGAACTGCATTTCGCCCACGGCTATCTGGCACAAAGCTTCTTCTCGGTGCATGCCAACAAGCGCACGGATGCCTATGGCGGTGACGCCGCAGGTCGCAGCCGCTTCATCATCGAAACCTTCGAAGCAGTGCGCAAGGTTTGGCCGGAAAACCTTCCGTTGACGGCACGTTTCGGCGTCATCGAATTCGATGGTCGCGATGAGGAGACTTTGTCAGAAGCCATCACACTGACCAAGACACTGCGCGATGGTGGCCTTGACCTCATGAATGTCAGCATGGGCTTCTCCACCATGGACGCCAAGGTTCCGTGGGGGCCGTCCTTCCTTGTGCCGACTACCGGTCGCGTGCGCAAGGAAGCCGGTATGCCGGTCGCGTCCGCCTGGTGCGTTGACGCGCCCCAGGACATCGAGAAGGCTGTGGCGACTGGGCAGATGGATATCGTCATGGTCGGCCGCGCAATGCTTGCAGATCCGCACTATCCCTATCAGGTAGCGATCGCTCTGGGCGAAGAGCGACCTGCCTGGACGCTGCCTGCACCTTATGCACATTGGCTCTCGCGCTATCGTGGAGCTGGCAAGGGCGCCGCACAATAA
- a CDS encoding type 1 glutamine amidotransferase domain-containing protein, which translates to MAETRRILLALTSQATKGKTGKPTGVWLEELAAPYYLFLSEGFQADIASVSGGKAPLDPASVEGEQPECVARFLADTKAMDAVNNSKALATLSSTDYDAIFLPGGHGTMWDLPESQALASLLGDAWTAGKVVAAVCHGPSGLVSAKDADGRPIVAGRMVTGFSNSEEEAVGLTDVVPFLLESRLISLGGHYRSGPDFQPFALRDGKLVTGQNPASSERTAELTIEALRSER; encoded by the coding sequence ATGGCTGAAACACGACGCATTCTCCTTGCCCTGACATCCCAGGCCACCAAGGGCAAGACCGGCAAACCGACCGGTGTCTGGCTCGAGGAGCTGGCAGCCCCCTACTACCTTTTCCTCTCTGAGGGCTTTCAGGCAGACATTGCTTCGGTTTCCGGCGGCAAGGCACCTCTGGACCCTGCATCCGTCGAAGGTGAACAGCCGGAATGCGTCGCGCGCTTTCTCGCCGACACAAAGGCCATGGACGCCGTCAACAACTCGAAAGCTCTCGCCACGCTTTCGTCCACCGACTACGACGCGATCTTTCTGCCTGGTGGCCACGGAACCATGTGGGACCTTCCCGAAAGCCAGGCACTGGCATCTCTGCTGGGCGATGCCTGGACTGCAGGCAAGGTCGTGGCAGCCGTCTGCCATGGCCCGTCCGGCCTCGTGTCGGCCAAGGACGCCGATGGGCGCCCGATTGTTGCCGGCCGTATGGTCACCGGCTTCTCCAACTCCGAAGAAGAGGCCGTTGGCCTGACCGATGTCGTACCCTTCCTTTTGGAAAGCCGGCTGATCTCGCTTGGTGGTCATTATCGTAGCGGACCTGACTTCCAGCCCTTCGCGTTGCGTGACGGCAAGCTGGTGACGGGCCAAAACCCGGCCTCTTCGGAGAGGACCGCCGAATTGACCATCGAAGCGCTCCGCAGCGAACGCTAA
- a CDS encoding lactoylglutathione lyase family protein encodes MTPTTPRTFSHIGLSVPDLDKAVEFYRDVLGFYVIMPPTTITQDETDIGIMCNDVFGPGWGKFRIAHLATADRIGFELFEFPANHAPDNNLPFRQTGMFHFAIQDPDVEGLLAKIVAAGGKQRMPVREYFPGEKPYRMVYVEDPFGIVFELYSHSYELTYSAGAYN; translated from the coding sequence ATGACACCGACCACACCCCGCACATTTTCCCATATCGGCCTGTCTGTGCCCGATCTGGACAAGGCGGTTGAATTTTACCGCGATGTGCTGGGCTTCTACGTCATCATGCCGCCAACGACGATTACGCAGGACGAGACCGATATTGGCATCATGTGCAATGACGTCTTCGGCCCTGGCTGGGGCAAGTTCCGCATCGCCCATCTTGCGACGGCCGACCGGATTGGATTTGAGCTTTTCGAATTCCCTGCCAATCACGCGCCGGACAATAACCTGCCCTTCAGGCAGACCGGCATGTTCCACTTCGCAATCCAGGACCCCGATGTCGAAGGCCTGTTGGCCAAGATCGTCGCCGCAGGCGGCAAGCAACGCATGCCGGTTCGCGAATACTTCCCGGGAGAGAAGCCCTACCGCATGGTCTATGTCGAAGACCCGTTCGGTATCGTCTTCGAACTCTACTCCCATTCCTATGAACTCACCTATTCCGCCGGCGCTTACAACTGA
- a CDS encoding LysR family transcriptional regulator, whose protein sequence is MLNAQWLETFVVLCEAGHFTRAAARLNMTQPGVSQHLKKLEDQVGQALVTRDGKGFTLTPAGEAVRDLGRQRRSEERQLRDALDGDDAGKGQVSLACSGSLALLIYPRIITLMQNSPGLMVRLEAAPQARVVEGVLSGVYDIGVADHKPTNPRLDGDLLGSDELCLLLPRGQSTEPSFADLERLGFIAHPDGIAYADELLSANFPSEYQGVDSLRIRSFINQIGQIPEPVAKGVGYTILPRSGVDAYPRRADLACMALANPVRHDLWMVRRRGKVFAARTKRVVTEVIDTVRNLTGLS, encoded by the coding sequence ATGCTGAACGCCCAATGGCTCGAAACTTTCGTCGTGCTCTGCGAGGCCGGCCATTTCACCAGGGCGGCTGCGCGGCTCAATATGACCCAGCCGGGCGTCTCCCAGCACTTGAAGAAGCTCGAAGACCAGGTTGGCCAGGCGCTCGTCACGCGCGATGGAAAAGGGTTTACGCTGACGCCGGCAGGCGAGGCGGTTCGTGATCTCGGCAGGCAAAGGCGAAGTGAGGAACGTCAGTTGCGGGATGCGCTCGACGGCGATGATGCCGGGAAGGGGCAAGTCTCGCTCGCCTGTTCAGGTAGTCTTGCCTTGCTCATCTATCCTCGGATCATCACTCTGATGCAGAACTCTCCCGGGTTGATGGTGCGGCTCGAAGCGGCACCACAGGCGCGGGTGGTTGAGGGCGTGCTCTCTGGCGTCTATGATATCGGTGTGGCGGATCACAAGCCCACCAATCCGCGGCTTGATGGTGATCTCCTCGGTTCTGACGAGCTCTGCTTGCTTTTGCCGCGCGGACAATCGACGGAACCCAGTTTCGCGGATCTCGAGCGACTTGGCTTCATTGCTCATCCTGACGGCATCGCCTATGCCGACGAGTTGTTATCGGCGAATTTTCCGAGCGAATACCAAGGCGTCGACAGTCTCCGAATTCGCAGCTTCATTAATCAGATTGGCCAGATCCCCGAACCGGTGGCCAAGGGGGTCGGGTATACGATCCTGCCACGTAGCGGTGTGGACGCCTATCCTCGCCGGGCAGATCTTGCCTGTATGGCACTTGCCAATCCGGTCCGCCACGATCTCTGGATGGTGCGGCGGCGCGGCAAAGTCTTTGCCGCGCGCACGAAGAGGGTCGTGACGGAGGTGATCGATACGGTCAGGAACCTAACCGGGCTTTCCTGA
- a CDS encoding SRPBCC domain-containing protein translates to MNAIEWPEDYTPGFTENFCSNEVIVAGLTTAKVWPLLSNAPAWPSYYANSANIKFYDDKGPELENGRRFYFETFGFPVEAQVVEYVAPVDGKPGRVAWHGWAGEGDTRLDVHHAWLVEDLPGGRVRILTQETQKGKPAADLAKAKPNPMINGHQDWLDGLVEAARKA, encoded by the coding sequence CTGCTCCAACGAAGTTATCGTGGCCGGTCTGACAACCGCCAAGGTATGGCCACTTCTCAGCAATGCGCCCGCATGGCCAAGCTACTACGCCAACTCCGCCAATATAAAATTTTACGACGACAAGGGCCCTGAATTGGAAAATGGCCGACGCTTCTATTTCGAGACCTTTGGCTTCCCGGTCGAGGCTCAGGTCGTCGAGTATGTGGCTCCGGTAGACGGCAAGCCGGGACGCGTCGCATGGCATGGCTGGGCAGGCGAAGGCGATACCCGCCTCGACGTCCATCATGCCTGGCTCGTGGAGGATCTGCCGGGTGGCCGGGTCAGAATTCTCACGCAGGAAACCCAAAAGGGCAAGCCTGCCGCAGACCTCGCCAAGGCAAAGCCAAATCCGATGATCAATGGTCACCAGGATTGGCTGGACGGACTGGTCGAGGCCGCCCGGAAGGCATGA